A single region of the Caretta caretta isolate rCarCar2 chromosome 25, rCarCar1.hap1, whole genome shotgun sequence genome encodes:
- the TMEM221 gene encoding transmembrane protein 221, which produces MPSVYTQRSLAVLLLFGTLAALMAVLASILLFQLQAGRAQAGSPSAVSERVAGVLRPVSAVLAALCLVLNLSCLLLCLLQSYFSAEVGRGDPEPDRADWFLLDSRMIRHLAIGLFCCGVSVYLAALSIYMLLLFEIETGITSACILSSGIIVLLITVTHALIRASQASRRSQSELCRTLYENDSARRSDTPASDLNNSKNMAAARPRPEIHREFSYPPYIEQKPHLASPARGSFTLPGSHRPLAEKDCCNLPRTHRTLSAEPGLLQVQGKPWNSVTQEMRNILSRKPGASGKDSTLV; this is translated from the exons ATGCCCTCCGTCTACACCCAGCGCTCCCTGGCCGTGCTCCTGCTCTTCGGCACCCTGGCAGCCCTCATGGCGGTGCTCGCCTCCATCCTCCTCTTCCAGCTCCAGGCGGGCCGGGCCCAGGCCGGCTCCCCCAGCGCCGTCTCGGAGCGGGTGGCGGGGGTGCTGCGGCCGGTCTCGGCCGTGCTGGCCGCCCTGTGCCTGGTGCTCAACCTCAGCtgcctcctgctctgcctcctgcaAAGCTACTTCAGCGCCGAGGTGGGCCGGGGAGACCCGGAGCCGGACAG AGCTGACTGGTTCCTGTTGGACAGCCGGATGATTCGGCACCTTGCCATTGGCTTGTTCTGCTGCGGTGTTTCCGTCTATTTAGCAG ctctctccatctacatgctgctgctgtttgaaatCGAGACCGGCATAACCAGCGCCTGCATCCTGTCCTCCGGGATCATTGTCCTGCTGATCACGGTGACACACGCCCTCATCAGGGCCTCCCAAGCCTCACGGCGCAGCCAGTCTGAGCTCTGCCGCACCCTCTACGAAAACGACTCTGCCCGGCGCAGTGACACCCCGGCCAGTGACCTCAACAACAGCAAGAACATGGCTGCAGCCCGCCCGCGGCCAGAGATCCACCGAGAGTTCTCCTACCCACCATACATAGAGCAGAAGCCCCACCTTGCCTCACCAGCCAGAGGCAGCTTCACCTTGCCAGGAAGCCATAGGCCCCTGGCTGAGAAAGATTGCTGCAACCTTCCCCGGACACACAGGACGCTGTCGGCAGAGCCAGGCCTGCTGCAGGTGCAGGGCAAGCCCTGGAACAGCGTCACCCAGGAGATGAGGAATATTTTGTCGCGGAAGCCAGGAGCCTCCGGGAAGGATTCAACTTTGGTGTGA